The following proteins come from a genomic window of Aquimarina sp. MAR_2010_214:
- a CDS encoding sensor histidine kinase, whose translation MTKIKRLYKQLINTGIYQDNMVEHKRIRLLNAFCLTWFVFLISFTAFDYFFAETLIEGLKVRFFSFITIMSIVFLQKHKKLLLARILFILVLIFVIFVFANFVEPSILMENFYFLCPLIALVLIDNKWMTLLIMVLCWGLYYIPFVITTDLYPEKMMYPVPILSIFVGTYVILNYSQSLNRKKEIELNKSRQDLEVAYKELELSKKNELAFLQLKSLKSQMNPHFIFNSLNSIQDLILQQNTDSSYDYVVLFSQLVRNTLNYSNKNFIAIDKELEFLEIYLQLEKLRFEDDFTYTIQHTNTEGLSVPSLIVQPFIENALIHGLLHKAGKKQLIIDFTFTDHLLCTITDNGIGRKEAKKIQARQGGSHESFALEAIQQRLEILKEQYGTAVGYQVFDLYDNGYATGTKVEIRMPFQKKY comes from the coding sequence TTGACTAAAATAAAAAGGCTATATAAACAACTTATAAATACAGGTATCTATCAAGATAATATGGTAGAGCACAAAAGAATACGATTATTAAATGCTTTTTGTTTAACATGGTTTGTGTTTCTTATTTCTTTTACTGCTTTTGACTATTTTTTTGCAGAAACTTTAATAGAAGGGTTAAAAGTGCGTTTCTTTTCTTTTATTACAATAATGAGTATAGTTTTTCTGCAAAAGCATAAAAAACTTTTATTAGCACGTATCTTATTTATCTTGGTGCTCATTTTTGTCATATTTGTTTTTGCAAACTTTGTTGAGCCTTCTATTTTGATGGAGAATTTTTATTTCTTATGCCCTTTGATAGCCCTGGTGTTAATTGATAATAAGTGGATGACATTATTAATAATGGTACTTTGTTGGGGATTATATTACATCCCTTTTGTAATAACTACAGATTTGTATCCAGAAAAAATGATGTACCCAGTTCCAATTTTGTCCATTTTTGTTGGTACTTATGTAATTCTAAATTATTCCCAATCCTTAAATAGAAAAAAGGAAATTGAATTAAATAAAAGTAGGCAAGACCTCGAAGTGGCTTATAAAGAACTAGAGTTAAGTAAGAAGAATGAATTAGCATTTTTACAACTCAAGTCTCTTAAGTCTCAAATGAACCCTCATTTTATATTTAATTCGCTTAATTCTATTCAGGATCTTATTCTTCAGCAAAATACAGATTCGTCATACGATTATGTAGTATTGTTCTCACAGCTAGTAAGAAATACCTTAAACTACTCTAATAAAAATTTTATTGCTATTGATAAGGAATTAGAGTTTTTAGAAATATATCTTCAACTAGAGAAATTAAGGTTCGAAGATGATTTTACATATACTATACAACATACCAATACAGAAGGTTTATCTGTTCCTTCACTAATCGTACAACCTTTTATAGAAAATGCCCTAATCCATGGTTTATTACACAAAGCAGGTAAAAAACAACTCATCATAGATTTTACATTTACAGATCATTTGTTATGTACGATTACCGACAATGGTATTGGTAGAAAAGAGGCAAAGAAAATTCAGGCGCGACAAGGGGGCAGCCATGAATCCTTTGCGTTAGAAGCTATACAACAGAGATTAGAAATCTTAAAAGAACAATATGGTACAGCAGTAGGATACCAGGTATTTGATTTATATGATAATGGGTATGCTACAGGGACAAAAGTTGAAATCAGAATGCCTTTTCAGAAAAAATACTGA
- a CDS encoding sensor histidine kinase produces MELAYKELKESKKTELALLQLKSLRSQMNPHFIFNSLNSIQDLILQQNTDSSYDYVVLFSQLVRNTLNYSNKNFIAIDKELEFLEIYLQLEKLRFEDDFTYTIQHTNTEGLLVPSLIVQPFIENALIHGLLHKAGKKQLTIDFTFTDHLLCTIIDNGIGRKEAKKIQERQGNHHESFALNAIQQRLEILKDQYGTDVGYQIFDLYNDQLAIGTRVEIRMPFQKKY; encoded by the coding sequence TTGGAGTTAGCTTATAAAGAATTAAAAGAGTCTAAAAAAACAGAATTGGCTCTACTACAATTAAAATCGCTAAGGTCGCAGATGAATCCTCATTTCATATTTAATTCTCTTAATTCTATTCAGGATTTAATCCTTCAGCAAAATACAGATTCATCATACGATTATGTAGTATTGTTCTCACAACTGGTTAGAAATACCTTAAACTACTCTAATAAAAACTTTATTGCTATTGATAAAGAATTAGAGTTTTTAGAAATATATCTTCAACTAGAGAAATTAAGGTTTGAAGATGACTTTACTTATACAATTCAACATACCAATACAGAGGGTTTATTGGTTCCTTCTCTAATCGTACAACCTTTTATAGAAAATGCACTGATCCATGGTTTATTACACAAAGCAGGTAAAAAACAACTTACTATAGATTTTACTTTTACAGATCACTTGTTATGTACGATCATCGATAATGGTATTGGTAGAAAGGAAGCAAAGAAGATACAGGAGCGACAAGGTAATCACCATGAATCTTTTGCCTTAAATGCTATACAACAGCGATTAGAAATCTTAAAAGATCAGTATGGTACAGATGTGGGATATCAGATATTTGATTTATATAATGATCAATTGGCTATCGGTACCCGAGTAGAAATTAGAATGCCTTTTCAAAAAAAGTATTAA
- a CDS encoding DUF6261 family protein, translated as MLTSSNLVFLHKEELIEFLRNTVDICEKNDPVALHIQTKVDPLRKIVARLDDALIYEREKEFTKELDELDRHRDEAVTGLRYGFLMNTYHKDAEVKAAAQLLLDRIDSYGGSIARMNYESESAAIHNLISDLETEHTLKTALQKVELQYWADHLKVTNQKFRALYGDRIEEESKHNKTSFTTIKPEAITVYTELVSRIKAYIELDENNIYDVLQRELATLAERYQQIIAHRKRNTTEETDQTMS; from the coding sequence ATGTTAACATCCAGTAATCTTGTTTTTCTTCACAAAGAAGAATTAATAGAGTTTTTACGCAATACAGTAGATATTTGCGAAAAAAATGATCCGGTAGCACTTCATATCCAGACAAAGGTTGACCCTTTAAGGAAAATAGTAGCTCGATTAGATGACGCTTTAATCTATGAACGCGAAAAGGAATTTACCAAAGAACTAGATGAGCTTGACCGTCATCGTGATGAAGCCGTAACTGGCCTTCGATATGGTTTTTTGATGAACACCTATCACAAAGATGCTGAAGTAAAAGCCGCAGCCCAGTTATTATTAGATCGTATTGATAGTTATGGGGGAAGTATTGCCCGTATGAATTATGAATCAGAAAGTGCAGCTATTCATAATCTTATTAGTGATCTCGAAACAGAGCATACTTTAAAAACAGCTTTGCAAAAAGTAGAACTACAGTATTGGGCAGATCATCTTAAGGTAACCAATCAAAAATTTAGAGCATTATATGGTGATCGTATAGAAGAAGAGAGTAAACACAATAAAACGTCGTTTACCACAATCAAACCCGAAGCCATTACCGTATATACCGAATTGGTAAGCAGGATAAAAGCCTATATAGAACTCGATGAAAACAATATATATGATGTATTGCAAAGAGAATTAGCGACACTGGCAGAACGATACCAGCAAATTATTGCCCACCGAAAAAGAAATACTACAGAAGAAACAGATCAAACAATGAGCTAG
- a CDS encoding cadherin domain-containing protein, whose translation MKTIKLLLLGIVILALSCSKDDDATPPVNKAPEIKAQSFTVSESATDTDVFGTVKATDTDKDALSYSITANSDDLFEITKAGALSLVAGKTLDFETKTTHEITVEVTDGKAKASAKITITVTDVNENQSPVIDDQTFTVAEDVTNSVIDVVTATDPEGDTLTYRIKDNDDNLFDVAGDGILSLAPNKVLDYESRTNYAITITVSDGNGGESSARIYIKITDVLESGDEAFRVRTLAGNGTHGFTNGTGTSAQFSTPIGVDVDSNGNIYVADRNNNVIRKITPAGVVSTFAGSTFGYADGTGTAAKFHAPYGIAIDANDNIYVGDYINHRIRKITPAGVVTTLAGSGVVGSADGTGTAAQFNEPYGLDVDSNGNIYVADYGNNRIRKITPAGVVTTLAGSSSGFADGTGTAAMFKAPHDVAVDNNDNVYVTDGFNHRIRKITPVGVVTTFAGTNQGFADGTGTQARFNTPEGITIDNSGNLYVTDRSNHCIRKITSTGVVSILAGSNDFGFVNGTGATARFRQPAGITVNASGVFYVTDESNHSVRKIEPFSNN comes from the coding sequence ATGAAAACAATTAAATTACTTTTGCTAGGTATAGTAATACTAGCACTATCTTGTAGTAAAGATGATGATGCTACACCACCAGTTAATAAAGCGCCAGAGATCAAGGCGCAATCCTTTACCGTATCAGAATCAGCGACAGATACAGATGTATTTGGTACCGTAAAAGCAACCGATACAGACAAAGATGCATTAAGTTATAGTATTACCGCAAACAGTGATGATCTATTCGAGATCACAAAAGCAGGAGCACTAAGTTTGGTAGCAGGAAAAACATTAGATTTTGAAACTAAAACTACACATGAAATCACTGTAGAAGTAACTGATGGTAAAGCCAAAGCATCTGCAAAAATAACAATTACCGTGACAGATGTAAACGAAAATCAATCACCAGTAATTGATGATCAAACATTTACAGTAGCCGAAGATGTTACAAATTCTGTTATTGATGTCGTAACAGCAACAGATCCAGAAGGAGATACATTAACCTATAGAATTAAAGATAATGATGATAACCTATTTGATGTTGCAGGAGATGGGATACTAAGTCTTGCTCCTAATAAAGTTTTGGATTACGAATCAAGGACTAACTATGCAATTACGATAACAGTTTCTGATGGAAATGGAGGAGAAAGTTCGGCTAGAATATATATTAAAATAACCGATGTTTTAGAATCGGGAGATGAAGCATTTAGGGTTCGTACTCTAGCAGGTAACGGAACTCATGGTTTTACAAATGGTACGGGTACATCAGCGCAGTTTTCAACTCCAATAGGAGTAGATGTTGATAGTAATGGTAATATCTATGTAGCAGACCGAAACAATAATGTTATTCGCAAAATTACTCCGGCAGGGGTAGTGAGCACTTTTGCAGGAAGTACTTTTGGATACGCAGATGGCACGGGTACTGCTGCAAAGTTTCATGCTCCATATGGTATTGCTATAGATGCAAATGATAATATATATGTAGGAGATTATATAAATCATCGCATTCGTAAAATTACTCCAGCAGGTGTGGTGACTACACTCGCAGGTTCTGGTGTTGTAGGTTCTGCAGATGGCACGGGTACAGCTGCACAGTTTAATGAACCTTATGGATTAGATGTAGATAGTAATGGTAATATTTATGTAGCAGACTATGGAAATAATCGTATTCGTAAAATTACTCCCGCTGGTGTAGTGACTACCCTTGCAGGAAGCTCTAGCGGCTTTGCAGATGGCACAGGTACCGCAGCCATGTTTAAAGCTCCACATGATGTTGCAGTAGATAATAATGATAACGTATATGTAACAGATGGTTTTAATCACCGTATTCGTAAAATCACTCCGGTAGGTGTAGTTACTACGTTTGCAGGAACTAATCAAGGTTTTGCAGACGGCACAGGTACGCAAGCGAGATTTAATACTCCAGAAGGTATAACTATTGATAATTCAGGAAATCTATATGTAACCGATAGAAGTAATCACTGTATCCGTAAGATTACATCTACTGGTGTTGTAAGTATTCTTGCTGGATCGAATGATTTTGGTTTTGTAAATGGTACCGGAGCAACAGCGCGATTCAGACAACCCGCAGGGATTACAGTAAATGCATCCGGAGTTTTTTATGTAACAGATGAATCAAATCATAGTGTTCGTAAAATAGAACCTTTTTCAAATAATTAA
- a CDS encoding cadherin domain-containing protein, with amino-acid sequence MKTIKLLLLFVAILALSCSKDDDATTPLVNKAPEITAQSFNVSESAADADVFGTVKATDADKDALSYSITANSDDLFEITKTGALSLVAGKTLDFETKTTHEITVEVTDGKAKAAAKITIAVVDVDENMPPVIADQSFAVSENPALNAVLATVIATDPNNDNLTYTIANPAGAVAEFEMAGNEIKLKSGFFDYETLTSHTATVTVDDGTLTASAQITITVTDVNEAPTFPDRNYTFSQPEDIDDTVIIATVTATDPENAALTYFLQVNPGSFFEINSSGEISLATGKFLDYETDTTHTVKVKATAGNASATQDIIINVTDVIDVSVTSIGTGFANLYDDPTGVAVDGSGNVYVADFSNHVIRKITPSGVISTYAGSGTPGFADGNATTARFNFPFGVAVDAAGNVYVADRNNHRIRKITPAKVVTTVAGGIQGYLDATGTGARFNHPQGVTVDGSGNIYVADNQNHRIRKITPAGAVSTFAGSQEGFADATGTGARFDNPSGITVDTNGNLYVADNQNHRIRKITPAAVVTTLAGRALAGFVDGPGTSARFLNPTGVAVDASGNVYVADRLNQRIRKVTSAGVVSTIAGSISGFADGIGTVAKFRHPSGVAVDASGNVYVADERNNRIRKIIIQ; translated from the coding sequence ATGAAAACAATAAAACTACTGTTGCTTTTTGTAGCAATATTGGCACTATCATGTAGTAAAGATGATGATGCAACGACCCCTCTGGTTAATAAAGCACCAGAAATTACGGCACAGTCTTTTAACGTATCAGAATCGGCAGCAGATGCAGATGTATTTGGTACTGTAAAAGCTACCGATGCAGACAAAGATGCATTAAGTTATAGCATTACTGCAAACAGTGATGATCTATTCGAAATTACTAAAACAGGAGCACTAAGCCTGGTGGCAGGTAAGACACTTGATTTTGAAACCAAAACGACTCATGAGATTACTGTAGAAGTAACCGATGGTAAAGCCAAAGCGGCAGCAAAGATAACTATCGCGGTAGTGGATGTAGATGAAAATATGCCACCTGTTATTGCAGATCAAAGTTTTGCCGTATCAGAAAACCCAGCATTAAACGCTGTTCTGGCAACTGTAATTGCTACCGATCCTAATAATGATAACCTTACGTATACTATAGCTAATCCTGCCGGTGCTGTAGCCGAATTTGAGATGGCTGGTAATGAAATCAAACTAAAATCAGGATTTTTCGATTATGAAACGCTAACAAGTCATACCGCAACAGTTACTGTAGACGATGGTACACTTACAGCATCTGCTCAGATTACTATTACTGTTACAGATGTAAATGAAGCTCCAACATTCCCGGATCGGAATTATACTTTTAGTCAACCAGAAGATATTGATGATACAGTGATCATTGCTACGGTAACGGCTACGGATCCTGAAAATGCTGCACTAACGTATTTTCTTCAGGTAAACCCTGGTAGTTTTTTTGAGATTAATAGTTCGGGAGAGATAAGCTTGGCTACAGGGAAATTTTTAGATTATGAAACAGATACCACACATACTGTAAAAGTAAAAGCTACTGCGGGTAATGCAAGTGCCACGCAAGATATTATCATTAATGTAACTGATGTTATAGACGTAAGTGTAACATCAATAGGTACAGGTTTTGCTAATTTATATGATGATCCTACAGGAGTGGCTGTAGATGGCTCAGGAAATGTATATGTAGCAGATTTTTCTAATCATGTTATTCGTAAAATTACCCCGTCAGGAGTGATTAGTACTTATGCTGGATCTGGTACCCCGGGTTTTGCAGATGGTAATGCTACTACAGCTCGATTTAATTTCCCTTTTGGAGTAGCTGTAGACGCAGCAGGAAATGTATATGTTGCGGATCGAAACAATCACCGTATTCGTAAAATTACCCCTGCAAAAGTAGTAACTACTGTGGCAGGAGGTATTCAAGGTTACCTAGATGCTACAGGTACAGGAGCACGATTTAATCACCCTCAAGGAGTGACAGTAGATGGCTCGGGAAATATTTATGTTGCAGATAATCAGAATCACCGTATTCGTAAAATTACTCCTGCGGGAGCGGTATCTACTTTTGCAGGGTCTCAAGAGGGATTTGCTGATGCTACAGGTACTGGGGCTAGATTTGATAATCCTTCGGGAATAACTGTAGATACCAATGGAAACCTATATGTAGCCGATAATCAGAATCACCGTATTCGTAAAATTACACCTGCTGCCGTGGTTACTACTTTGGCGGGTAGAGCTCTTGCTGGTTTTGTTGATGGTCCTGGTACATCAGCTAGATTTCTTAATCCTACAGGGGTAGCTGTAGATGCTTCGGGTAATGTATATGTAGCAGATAGATTAAACCAGCGTATTCGTAAGGTTACTTCTGCTGGAGTTGTATCCACTATAGCCGGCTCCATTAGTGGTTTTGCCGACGGGATCGGTACAGTTGCTAAATTTAGACACCCTTCTGGAGTAGCAGTAGATGCATCAGGAAACGTATATGTAGCCGATGAACGTAATAACCGTATCCGTAAGATCATTATTCAATAA
- a CDS encoding NHL repeat-containing protein, translating into MKNLSKTLLLFVIGVVLIFTNCSKDDDATTSPPANKAPEIAAQSFNVSETAADADIFGTVKATDADKDELSYSITVNSDNLFEITKTGALSLVAGKTLDFETKTTHEITVEVTDGKAKAAAKVTITVIDEDENMPPVIAAQSFNIDENSASSTVIGTVVASDPDGDTLLFSIEFVNPSTSAFQISDTGEISIVAGSNIDYETHSSYTMKVVVSDNNLLAKADVQININDLNEIPRFPDRNYTFSKAEDIDDTVMIATVTATDPDGDTLIYTLNNNPGGLFEINSAGEISLTAGKSLDYETQTSHTVTVQATDGDLTALQHGVRINVTDVPETLTVTVSTFAGGSPGYADGIGTAARFGLPSRGAVDSHGNLFITDATNNRIRKITPAGVVTTFAGGSQGYADGTGSNAKFNYPYGVAIDASDNLYVVDYNNNRIRKITPAGVVTTFAGDSPGSANGTGTSAQFYLPRGIAIDTSGNLYVSDYGNNRIRKITPARVVTTLAGGNQGYADGTGFGAKFHLPSGIVVANNGDIYVSDSGNNRIRKVTPTGTVTTLAGNGTSGFADGTGTAAMFSSPRDITIDANNKLYVADFGNRRVREVTTSGAVTTIAGTGSTGSANGNGTTATFYSLVGITSAGSGVFYAMDQGNNRIRKVVATYTYP; encoded by the coding sequence ATGAAAAATTTATCCAAAACTTTACTATTGTTTGTTATTGGCGTTGTATTAATCTTTACAAATTGTAGTAAAGATGATGATGCAACAACTTCTCCACCAGCCAATAAAGCTCCAGAAATCGCAGCACAATCTTTTAACGTATCAGAAACAGCAGCAGATGCAGATATATTTGGTACTGTAAAAGCTACCGATGCAGATAAAGATGAGTTAAGTTATAGCATTACAGTAAATAGTGATAATCTATTCGAGATCACCAAAACAGGAGCATTAAGCCTTGTAGCAGGAAAAACATTAGATTTTGAAACCAAAACGACTCATGAGATTACTGTTGAGGTAACCGATGGTAAAGCCAAAGCAGCTGCAAAAGTTACCATTACTGTTATCGATGAAGATGAAAATATGCCTCCTGTTATTGCTGCACAAAGTTTTAATATAGATGAAAATAGTGCTTCATCAACCGTAATAGGTACTGTTGTAGCATCTGACCCCGATGGCGATACGCTTTTGTTTAGTATTGAATTTGTAAATCCTTCCACAAGTGCATTTCAAATATCAGATACTGGTGAAATAAGCATAGTTGCTGGGAGTAATATTGATTATGAGACACATTCGAGTTATACAATGAAAGTAGTCGTTTCTGATAATAACCTATTGGCAAAGGCTGATGTACAAATTAATATAAACGATCTAAATGAAATACCAAGATTCCCAGATCGTAATTATACCTTTAGTAAGGCAGAAGATATTGATGATACGGTTATGATTGCTACTGTTACTGCTACAGATCCAGATGGAGACACTTTAATTTATACGCTTAATAACAATCCAGGAGGTCTTTTTGAAATCAATAGTGCAGGAGAAATAAGCCTGACCGCAGGAAAATCCTTGGATTATGAAACTCAAACCAGTCATACCGTAACGGTACAGGCAACCGATGGTGATCTTACTGCTCTACAACATGGGGTACGAATTAATGTTACAGACGTACCAGAAACATTAACCGTAACGGTAAGCACTTTTGCAGGAGGCTCTCCTGGATATGCAGATGGTATAGGTACCGCAGCAAGATTTGGTCTTCCTTCAAGAGGAGCTGTAGACAGCCATGGTAACCTCTTTATTACGGATGCAACGAATAATCGTATTCGTAAGATTACTCCAGCGGGCGTAGTCACAACTTTTGCAGGAGGTTCTCAGGGATATGCAGATGGTACAGGTAGTAATGCAAAATTTAATTATCCATATGGTGTTGCAATAGACGCAAGTGATAATCTTTATGTAGTGGATTATAATAATAACCGTATTCGTAAAATTACTCCGGCAGGAGTAGTAACTACATTTGCAGGAGATTCTCCTGGTTCTGCAAATGGTACAGGTACATCGGCACAATTTTACTTACCCAGAGGAATTGCAATTGATACTTCTGGAAATCTTTATGTTTCTGACTATGGTAATAATCGTATTCGCAAAATTACTCCGGCAAGGGTAGTTACTACTCTTGCAGGAGGTAATCAAGGATATGCAGATGGTACAGGTTTTGGAGCAAAGTTTCATCTCCCATCAGGAATAGTGGTAGCCAATAACGGAGATATATATGTAAGTGATAGTGGTAATAATCGTATTCGTAAAGTTACTCCTACAGGGACAGTAACTACTCTTGCAGGTAATGGTACTTCTGGTTTTGCAGATGGTACAGGTACTGCAGCAATGTTTAGTTCTCCTCGGGATATTACTATAGATGCAAATAATAAGCTCTATGTAGCAGATTTTGGTAATCGTCGAGTTCGTGAAGTTACAACCAGTGGAGCAGTAACTACTATTGCAGGTACTGGATCTACAGGTTCTGCAAATGGTAATGGTACAACTGCAACATTTTATTCGCTTGTTGGTATTACTTCAGCTGGTTCTGGGGTTTTTTATGCTATGGATCAAGGAAATAATCGTATTCGTAAAGTTGTTGCGACATATACTTACCCTTAA
- a CDS encoding cadherin domain-containing protein, protein MKKISKTLIPFAISAVLMFTNCSKDDDTTTIAEPTNNAPKIEAQSFNVSESVADADIFGTVKATDADKDELSFSITANSDNLFEITKTGALSLVEGKTLDFETKASHEITVEVTDGKAKASAKITIKVIDVDENMPPVIADQTFSVAENSTSSVVIGTVVATDPDGDTLTYTLANSTGALAEFEITGNEIKLKSGFLDYEVLSSHIVTVTVNDGALTASAQITINVTDVVETSTITVSTFAGNSSGYVDATGTAARFALPSGCTVDSHGNLFIADGTNHSIRKVTPVGVVTTFAGGSPGYTDGTGTAAKFNYPYDIAIDANDNLYIADSNNNRIRKITPARVVTTLAGSGVSGSANGTGTAARFSTPRGIAVDASGNVYVSDYGNHRIRKVTSAGVVTTLAGGTVGFADGTGLSARFNHPSGLTVNSNGDIYVCDNSNHRIRRITPAGVVATIVGDGTVGFLDNTGTSARFSYPRDITVDANDNLYVTDFGNRRVRKITPAKVVTTIAGNGATGSADGNGPSATFNSAYGIASAGSGVFYVTDNGSSRIRKIVISNNH, encoded by the coding sequence ATGAAAAAAATATCAAAAACTTTAATCCCATTTGCAATTAGTGCTGTTTTAATGTTTACCAATTGTAGCAAAGATGATGATACAACAACAATTGCTGAACCAACGAACAATGCTCCAAAAATTGAGGCACAATCTTTTAATGTATCAGAATCTGTAGCCGATGCAGATATATTTGGTACTGTAAAAGCTACCGATGCAGATAAAGATGAGTTAAGTTTTAGTATCACAGCAAACAGTGATAACCTATTCGAGATCACCAAAACGGGAGCACTAAGCCTTGTAGAAGGAAAAACACTAGATTTTGAAACCAAAGCTTCTCATGAAATCACTGTAGAAGTAACCGATGGTAAAGCCAAAGCTTCTGCAAAAATTACTATCAAAGTGATCGATGTAGATGAAAACATGCCACCTGTTATTGCAGATCAAACGTTTAGTGTAGCAGAAAACTCAACATCAAGTGTTGTAATAGGAACCGTAGTTGCTACAGATCCTGATGGAGATACGCTTACGTATACTCTTGCTAACTCAACAGGAGCTTTAGCCGAATTTGAAATTACAGGTAATGAAATCAAACTAAAATCAGGGTTTTTAGATTATGAAGTTCTTAGCAGTCATATAGTAACAGTTACTGTAAATGATGGTGCACTTACTGCATCTGCACAGATTACGATTAATGTTACGGATGTAGTAGAAACAAGTACTATAACTGTAAGTACTTTTGCTGGGAACTCTTCTGGATATGTAGATGCTACGGGTACTGCAGCAAGATTTGCACTTCCTTCAGGATGTACAGTAGATAGCCATGGTAATCTCTTTATTGCAGACGGAACTAATCATAGTATTCGTAAAGTTACCCCAGTAGGAGTAGTTACAACTTTTGCAGGAGGTTCTCCAGGATATACCGATGGTACAGGTACTGCAGCAAAATTTAATTATCCATATGATATTGCCATAGATGCAAATGATAATCTTTATATAGCAGATTCTAATAATAATCGTATTCGTAAAATTACTCCTGCAAGAGTAGTAACCACACTTGCAGGTTCTGGAGTATCTGGATCAGCAAATGGTACAGGTACTGCAGCAAGATTTAGTACTCCTAGAGGAATAGCAGTCGATGCTTCAGGAAATGTCTATGTTTCTGATTATGGTAATCATCGTATTCGTAAAGTGACTTCAGCGGGAGTGGTAACCACACTTGCAGGAGGAACTGTAGGTTTTGCTGATGGTACAGGTCTTAGTGCAAGGTTTAATCACCCATCTGGATTAACAGTAAACAGTAACGGAGATATATACGTATGTGATAACTCTAATCATCGTATTCGTAGGATTACTCCGGCTGGAGTAGTAGCTACTATTGTAGGAGATGGTACCGTAGGTTTTCTTGATAATACAGGTACGTCTGCAAGATTTAGCTATCCTAGAGATATTACTGTAGATGCCAATGATAATTTGTATGTGACAGATTTTGGTAATCGTAGAGTTCGTAAAATTACGCCAGCTAAAGTAGTTACTACTATTGCAGGTAACGGAGCTACAGGCTCTGCAGATGGTAATGGACCATCAGCAACATTCAATTCGGCTTATGGTATTGCTTCTGCAGGTTCAGGAGTTTTTTATGTAACCGATAATGGAAGTAGCCGTATTCGTAAAATTGTGATTTCTAATAATCACTAA
- the trxB gene encoding thioredoxin-disulfide reductase: protein MSDTIERIKCLIIGSGPAGYTAAIYAARADLKPIMYTGMEPGGQLTTTTEVDNFPGYPEGIDGPTMMVQLQQQAERFGTEVRIGMVTAVDFNTTEGGIHKVTVDNTTQIEAETVIISTGATAKYLGLPSEQKLRGGGVSACAVCDGFFYKGQDVAIVGAGDTAAEEATYLANICNNVTMLVRKDHMRASKAMQHRVNNTPNIKVMYNTEVDEVLGDQVVDGLRMVNNQTGDKEDIEITGLFIAIGHKPNTDIFKGQLDMDDTGYLITEGKSTKTNIPGVFASGDVQDKEYRQAVTAAGTGCMAALDAERYLATVETSNEVSA, encoded by the coding sequence ATGTCTGATACAATAGAAAGAATAAAGTGTCTTATTATAGGTTCGGGTCCTGCAGGATATACTGCAGCTATATATGCGGCAAGAGCAGATCTTAAACCCATTATGTATACTGGTATGGAACCAGGAGGGCAGTTAACGACTACTACAGAAGTAGATAATTTTCCTGGATACCCAGAAGGTATCGATGGACCAACAATGATGGTTCAATTACAACAACAAGCAGAACGTTTTGGTACAGAAGTACGTATCGGAATGGTAACTGCTGTTGATTTTAATACTACAGAAGGAGGAATCCATAAAGTGACTGTAGATAACACTACCCAGATTGAAGCAGAAACAGTGATTATTTCTACTGGAGCTACAGCAAAATACCTGGGATTACCTAGTGAACAAAAATTACGTGGTGGTGGAGTTTCTGCCTGTGCAGTTTGTGATGGATTCTTTTACAAAGGACAAGATGTGGCAATTGTAGGAGCAGGAGATACTGCAGCAGAAGAAGCTACCTATCTGGCTAACATATGTAATAATGTTACCATGTTGGTTCGTAAAGATCATATGAGAGCTTCTAAAGCAATGCAGCATCGAGTAAATAATACGCCAAATATTAAAGTAATGTATAATACCGAAGTTGATGAGGTATTAGGAGATCAGGTAGTAGATGGATTACGAATGGTAAATAACCAAACCGGAGATAAAGAAGATATCGAGATTACCGGCTTGTTTATAGCTATTGGTCATAAACCAAATACCGATATCTTTAAAGGACAGTTGGATATGGACGATACAGGATATTTAATTACCGAAGGTAAGTCTACTAAGACAAATATCCCGGGAGTATTTGCTTCAGGAGATGTTCAGGATAAAGAGTATAGACAAGCTGTTACTGCTGCAGGAACAGGATGTATGGCAGCTCTGGATGCAGAACGATATCTGGCAACTGTAGAGACAAGTAATGAAGTTTCAGCTTAA